GTCGAGAGCTCGTCGTCGCCGCGGCCGCGCCCGAGGGCGCCGGCGAGGCGCGCCAGGAGCTCGCGCAGCGTCACGGCGCATCCTCCTGGCCGCCGAGCACGCGCGCCATGATCCCGGCCATGCGCTGCCAGTCCTCCGCTTCGCGCTGGAGCTGCCTGCGGCCGGTGCGGGTCAGCGAATAGAAGCGGGCGCGTCGGTTGTTCTCGGAGGTGCCCCACTTCGACGCGATCCAGCCGCGCTGCTCGAGCCGCAGCAGCGCGGGATACAGCGTCCCCTGGTTGAGCTGCAGCGCGCTGTCGGACACCTGCAGCAGCCGCTGCGCGATGCCGTAGCCGTGCAGCGGCCCCAGGGAGTCCAGGGTCTTCAGCACCATGAGATCGAGCGTGCCCTGCAGAACGTCGGCCTTGCTCATGTTGAATGCCAACAGGAGCCTACCCCTTCTCGTGTTGAACGTCAACAGGACCGGCCGTCGCGATCCTCGACCCTCGACCCTCGCCCCTCGAACCTCGCCCCTCGACCCTCGAACCTCGCCCCTCGACCCTCGAACTCCATCCCAGCAGCGGCCGTCTAAAGCTCAAAATGGAACGCCTCCTTCAAGACGCCCGCTTCGCCGTCCGCCTGCTCTGGAAAGACCGCGGCTTCGCCGCGACCGCCGTCCTCACGCTCGCCGTCTGCATCGGCGCCAACACCGCGATCTTTGCCGTGGTCAACGCCGTGCTGCTGCAGCCGCTGCCGGTCCGCGACGCCGGGCAGCTCGTCCACATGTACAACGCCTATCCCGGCGCCGGCCTCGCCGACGGCCGCGGCTCGAACGGCGTCCCCGACTACTACGATCGGCTGCGCGAAACCGACGTGTTTCAGGAACAGGCCCTGTACAACACCCGCGGCGTGACGCTGAGCGGGCAGGGAGAGGCGCAGCGCATCCGCTCGATGCTGGCGACGCCGTCGCTGCTTCGCCTGCTGAAGGTCGAGCCGGTCCGCGGCCGCATCTTCACCGAGGAGGAAGGAGAGGTCGGCAAGACCGGCAAGGTAATCCTGACGTACGCGGCCTGGCAGCAGTGGTTCGGCGGCCAGGACAGCGCGATTGGCAGCGACCTTCGCCTCAACGGCCAGCCCCACACCGTCGTCGGCGTCCTGCCGCGGGGCTTCAGCTTCCTCGATCCGGACGTGCGCGTCTGGACGCCGGTGGCGTTCAGCGCCGAGGAGAAGTCCGACGAGCGCCGCCACAGCAACAACTGGTCGTACGTCGCGCGGCTCAAACCGGGCGCGACGGTCGAGCAGGCGAGGCAGCAGATCGACGCGTTGAACAAGCGCAACCTCGATCGGTTCCCCAATTTCAAGGAAGTTCTGATCAACGCCGGCTTCCACACGGTAGTGGTGCCGCTGCAGGCACACCTGGTCCGGGACGTGCGCAGCACGCTGTATCTGCTGTGGGGCGGCGTCGTCTTCGTGCTGCTGGTCGGCGCGGTGAACGTCACGAACCTGATGCTGGTCAGATCGAGCGCGCGCATGAAGGAGCTGGCCACGCGGCATGCGCTCGGGGCGGGGTTCGGCCGGATCACGCGGCAGCTCCTCACCGAAACACTGCTGCTGGCTCTCGCCGGCGGCGTGGCGGGGCTCGCCCTCGGCTACGGCGGGGTCCGGGCGCTGACGGTGCTCAGCCTCGATCAGACACCCCAGGGAACCGCGGTGTCGATCGACGCCGCGGTCGTGGCGTTCACGTCCGCGCTGGCGCTCTTGCTCACATTGATCATTGGCGTCGTCCCCGTCCTGGGATTGCGGCAGCTCAATCTCAGTCAGGCGTTCCGCGAAGAGGGGCGCTCGGGCACCGCGGCGAGAGGGTCGCGCCTCGTCCGCCGCACGCTCGTGGCCGCGCAGGTCGCGTTCGCGTTCATGCTGCTCATCGGCGCCGGGCTGCTGCTCGCCAGCTTCCAGCGCGTGCTCGCCATCCAGCCCGGGTTCGACGCCTCGCACCTCATGACCGGCGTCGTCAGTCCGCCCACGGTCCGCTACAAGGGAGACGACGAGGTCCGCGCTTTCTGGAACCGCCTGATGGACGCCGTCCGCGTTCTGCCTGGCGTGCAGGCCGCCGGCATCACCTCCAGTATCCCGCTCTCGGGCGATACGAACGACAGCGTGATCCTGGCGGAGGGGTATGTGATGGCGAAGGGGGAGTCGCTGATCTCGCCGTTCAACGCCTCGGTCTCCCCCGGCTTCTTCGAAGCGATGGCGATCCCGCTGAAGCGCGGCCGGTTCTTCAGCCCTTCGGACGACGAGCGGGCGCCGCGCGTGGTCATCGTCGACGAGCGGCTCGCGCGCCGCTTCTGGAAGGATCAGGATCCGGTCGGCCGCCGGATGTGGCAGCCCGACTCCGCGGAGGAATTGAACAGCGGACCAGGGCCGAAGAGCCGCTACTACACCGTCGTCGGCGTCGTCGGCAGCGTGCGCATGACCGGACTGACCGAGAAGGAGCCGGTCGGCATGTACTACTTCCCGTTCGCCCAGAACGTCGGGCGCGGCATGACGATGGCGGTCCGCACGGCGGGCGAGCCGTCGGCCGTCGTCGGCGCGATCCGCGAACAGGTGCGCGCGATCGATCCGGAGCTGCCGTTCTTCGGCATCCGGACGATGACCGAGCTCGTCGACGAGTCGCTGGTCAGCCGGAAGACGCCGATGCTGCTGGCGACGCTGTTCGGCGGCATCGCGCTGTTCCTGGCGGCGATCGGGATCTATGGCGTGCTGGCGTACCAGGTGGCGCAGCGCCGCAAGGAGATCGGCATCCGGCTCGCGCTCGGCAGCGACGCGCGCCGCATTTTCGGACTGATCGTCTCCGAGGGGCTGTGGCTGCTGGCGATCGGCGTGGGCGCCGGGCTCGCCGGCGCGTTCGCGATCCGGACGGCGATGGCGACGCAGCTGTTCGGCGTCCAGCCGATGGATCCGCTCGTGCTCGCCGCGGTGGCGGCGCTGCTCGCGATCGTGGCCTTCGTCGCCTGCGCGGTGCCGGCGAGGCGGGCGTCGCGGATCGATCCGCTGATCGCCCTCAACGACTAGCGCCACGGATCGCACGGACGACACGGAGCCTGATTCGGTTTCTTCCGTGGTTCTCCGTGAACTCCGTGGCTGCCTCGTGACGGCGAAGGCAGCCGGGTAGAATGCGGGGGTGGGGCTCGAAACCGTGTTCCTCGACGCCGGCGGCGTGCTGCTCTATCCGAACTGGTGGCGCGTGTCCGAGGCGCTCGCTGCCGAGGGGGTCACCGTGCCCGCGGAAGCGCTGATCCGAGCCGATCCGCCGGCGCGCCGGGAACTGGACGATCACGGCGTGATCGGCGGCACCACGGACGCGACGCGCGGCTGGTTGTTCTTCGATCTGGTCCTGGCGCACGCCGGGATCAGCCGGTCCGAGTCGACCGCGGCGGCGCTCGCGGAGCTGCACAAGTACCACACCGCCAGCAACCTCTGGGAATACGTGCCCGAGTACGTGGTGCCGGTGCTCGAGGGCCTGCGGGCGCGCGGGCTGCGGCTCGTCGTCGTGTCGAACGCGAACGGCACGCTGCTGCGGCACATGGACCGGCTGGATCTGACGCGGCGTTTCGATTGCGTGCTGGATTCAGCGGACGAAGGGGTGGAGAAGCCGGACCCGCGGTTCTTCGAGATCGCGCTGGCGCGAAGCGGCGCGACCAAGGCCACCACGATCCACGTCGGCGATCTCTATCACGTCGACGTGATCGGCGCCAGGAACGCCGGGCTGCGCGGCGTGCTGCTGGACGAAGCGGACCTCCGTCCCGACGCAGACTGCCCGCGCGTCGGGTCCCTGCCCGAGCTGGCCCTGCGGATCGCGGCGGGGGAATTCGACTGAGTCCGCTTGCCGCTTACTGAGCGGTGGTCTTCTCGATCCGCGCCCAGGCGTCCTTCAACGTGACCGTCCGATTGAACACCGGGGCTCCCGGGCGCGAGTCGGGGTCGACGCAGAAGTAGCCGATGCGCTCGAACTGATATCGGGTGCCGGCGGCGGCGGCCGCGGCGCCGGGTTCGACCTTGGCGCTCCCTACCACTTCCAGTGAGCCCGGATTCAGCGCCGTTCTGAAGTCCTCGAGCCGTCCCGGCTCTTCGACGCTGAACAACCGATCGTAAAGGCGGACCTCGGCGTCGACGGCGTGGGCCGCGGAGACCCAGTGGAGCGTCGACTTCACCTTGCGGCCGTCAGGCGCGTCGCCGCCGCGGGTGGCCGGATCGTACGTGCAGCGCAGCGCGGTGATTTCGCCGGTCGCCGGATCCCTGTCGACGCCGGTGCAGGTGATGTAGTAGGCACAGCGCAGCCGCACTTCCCGTCCGGGTGCGAGGCGGAAGAACTTCTTCGGCGGATCTTCCCTGAAATCGTCGCGTTCGATGAACAGCTCGCGCGAGAACGGCACCTTGCGCGTGCCGGCGTCCGGATCCTCAGGGTTGTTGATCACGTCGACGTGCTCGACCTGCCCTTCGGGGTAGTTCTCGAGGATCACCCGAAGCGGACGGAGCACGCCCATCACGCGCGGCGCCCGCCTGTTCAAGTCCTCGCGCACCGCATGCTCGAGCTGCGCGACGTCGATCACGTTCTCCCGCTTGGCCACGCCGATGCGATCGCAGAAGGCGCGAATCGCCTCGGGGGTGTAGCCGCGCCGCCGCATCCCGACGATCGTCGGCATCCGCGGATCGTCCCAGCCGGCGACGTGCCGCTCTTCGACCAGCTCGAGGAGCTTGCGCTTGCTCATCACCGTGTAGCTCAGATTCAGGCGCGCGAACTCGATCTGGCGCGGCTTCGCCGGCACCGGCAGGGTGTCGACGAGCCAGTCGTAGAGCGGACGATGATCCTCGAACTCGAGCGTGCAGAGCGAGTGCGTGATGTGCTCGAGCGCGTCGGACGGCGGATGCGCGAAGTCGTACATCGGATAGATGCACCACGCGTCGCCGGTGCGATGATGGTGCGCCCGCTTGATCCGATAGAGGATGGGGTCGCGCATGTTGATGTTGCCGGACGCCATGTCGATGCGCGCGCGGAGCACGTGGGCGCCGTCCTCGAACTCTCCGGCGCGCAT
This genomic window from Vicinamibacterales bacterium contains:
- a CDS encoding PadR family transcriptional regulator, which encodes MSKADVLQGTLDLMVLKTLDSLGPLHGYGIAQRLLQVSDSALQLNQGTLYPALLRLEQRGWIASKWGTSENNRRARFYSLTRTGRRQLQREAEDWQRMAGIMARVLGGQEDAP
- a CDS encoding ABC transporter permease, whose amino-acid sequence is MERLLQDARFAVRLLWKDRGFAATAVLTLAVCIGANTAIFAVVNAVLLQPLPVRDAGQLVHMYNAYPGAGLADGRGSNGVPDYYDRLRETDVFQEQALYNTRGVTLSGQGEAQRIRSMLATPSLLRLLKVEPVRGRIFTEEEGEVGKTGKVILTYAAWQQWFGGQDSAIGSDLRLNGQPHTVVGVLPRGFSFLDPDVRVWTPVAFSAEEKSDERRHSNNWSYVARLKPGATVEQARQQIDALNKRNLDRFPNFKEVLINAGFHTVVVPLQAHLVRDVRSTLYLLWGGVVFVLLVGAVNVTNLMLVRSSARMKELATRHALGAGFGRITRQLLTETLLLALAGGVAGLALGYGGVRALTVLSLDQTPQGTAVSIDAAVVAFTSALALLLTLIIGVVPVLGLRQLNLSQAFREEGRSGTAARGSRLVRRTLVAAQVAFAFMLLIGAGLLLASFQRVLAIQPGFDASHLMTGVVSPPTVRYKGDDEVRAFWNRLMDAVRVLPGVQAAGITSSIPLSGDTNDSVILAEGYVMAKGESLISPFNASVSPGFFEAMAIPLKRGRFFSPSDDERAPRVVIVDERLARRFWKDQDPVGRRMWQPDSAEELNSGPGPKSRYYTVVGVVGSVRMTGLTEKEPVGMYYFPFAQNVGRGMTMAVRTAGEPSAVVGAIREQVRAIDPELPFFGIRTMTELVDESLVSRKTPMLLATLFGGIALFLAAIGIYGVLAYQVAQRRKEIGIRLALGSDARRIFGLIVSEGLWLLAIGVGAGLAGAFAIRTAMATQLFGVQPMDPLVLAAVAALLAIVAFVACAVPARRASRIDPLIALND
- a CDS encoding HAD-IA family hydrolase, whose translation is MGLETVFLDAGGVLLYPNWWRVSEALAAEGVTVPAEALIRADPPARRELDDHGVIGGTTDATRGWLFFDLVLAHAGISRSESTAAALAELHKYHTASNLWEYVPEYVVPVLEGLRARGLRLVVVSNANGTLLRHMDRLDLTRRFDCVLDSADEGVEKPDPRFFEIALARSGATKATTIHVGDLYHVDVIGARNAGLRGVLLDEADLRPDADCPRVGSLPELALRIAAGEFD
- a CDS encoding glutamine--tRNA ligase/YqeY domain fusion protein, giving the protein MLDFIRAIVTEDLSAGRNGGRVATRFPPEPNGYLHIGHAKSICLNFGIARDFGGTCNLRFDDTNPVTEDVEYVESIEEDVRWLGFEWSGLHFASDYFEQLYEYAVELIKAGKAYVDSQSADDLRRNRGTLTEPGTDSPFRNRPVEENLDLFARMRAGEFEDGAHVLRARIDMASGNINMRDPILYRIKRAHHHRTGDAWCIYPMYDFAHPPSDALEHITHSLCTLEFEDHRPLYDWLVDTLPVPAKPRQIEFARLNLSYTVMSKRKLLELVEERHVAGWDDPRMPTIVGMRRRGYTPEAIRAFCDRIGVAKRENVIDVAQLEHAVREDLNRRAPRVMGVLRPLRVILENYPEGQVEHVDVINNPEDPDAGTRKVPFSRELFIERDDFREDPPKKFFRLAPGREVRLRCAYYITCTGVDRDPATGEITALRCTYDPATRGGDAPDGRKVKSTLHWVSAAHAVDAEVRLYDRLFSVEEPGRLEDFRTALNPGSLEVVGSAKVEPGAAAAAAGTRYQFERIGYFCVDPDSRPGAPVFNRTVTLKDAWARIEKTTAQ